From a region of the Thiorhodovibrio winogradskyi genome:
- the mfd gene encoding transcription-repair coupling factor gives MPAALSEFSVPGGNIAQQKPATLSPLQPPLPQPPSERLLWGRLHGAAAALAIASAARQANCPLLVVVPDMAAANRLHAELPFFLEDSRDGESGTLPVWRFPDWETLPYDLFSPLPELVSERLLTLYRLPQLERGVLLVPVSTLMQRLPPRHYIESQALVLSIGDRLDLDHTRARLTEAGYQCVSQVIAHGEFAVRGALLDIFPMGRDEPLRIDLFDDEIESIRTFDPDSQRSIAKLKSVRMLPAREFPFTEEAISAFRQRYRAAIDSDPSASLIYREVSESRLPGGIEYYLPLFFDATATLFDYLPRPTLTFENGEVREAGAAFIETVASRYEQRRHDVERPILPPRLLYLDADELSGKLNDRPGVCWQSAEVAQRRKGYARVVNFATAGMPPLPIQARSAEPAAALQAFLGEPDRRVLFVAESSGRREMLRDHLHGFGIQPAAVASWAEFLTGQDTIAITVAPIEQPLLLEDSQLALITETQLYGERVRQERRRRKAGPDGDAVVRNLTELHPSAPVVHEDHGVGRFLGLQTLKVGGNQAEFLALEYAGGDKLYVPVSSLHLISRYTGTSPENAPLHKLGSDHWDRVKRKAAQKARDVAAELLDIYARRAARQGHAFGDPGAEYRDFAAAFAFEETPDQERAIEAILTDMANPKPMDRVVCGDVGFGKTEVAMRAAFVAANGGRQVAVLVPTTLLAEQHYQNFSDRFADWPIRIESLSRFKTAKEVKKVTDGLAAGTIDIAVGTHKLLQPSIKFNNLGLVIIDEEHRFGVRHKEQLKSLRAEVDILTLTATPIPRTLNMSMAGMRDLSIIATPPVERHPIKTFISVWNDNLIQEACQREINRGGQIYFLHNEVETIENMAQKLEALVPDARVSVAHGQMREKELERVMRDFYHRRFNLLVCTTIIESGIDVPSANTILINRADKLGLAQLHQLRGRVGRSHHRAYAYLITPPAKSMTADAKKRLEAIESLEDLGAGFTLATHDLEIRGAGELLGEEQSGQIHEVGFTLYMDLLERAVQALKAGRTPELDRPLDHGAEIDLGLPALLPDDYLPDIHTRLITYKRIASAADTDALKELKVEMIDRFGLLPEPAKNLFTITELKLKVQPYGIRKIEAGPKGGRILFGDAPKIDHMRLVQLIQSRPKEFKLDPIGKGAAGALRFYRDMPEGDKRATQVNAIFAQLIGQS, from the coding sequence ATGCCTGCCGCCCTTTCCGAATTCTCTGTTCCCGGTGGGAACATCGCGCAACAAAAGCCCGCCACCTTGTCGCCACTCCAGCCACCCTTACCACAACCGCCTTCTGAGCGCCTGCTTTGGGGGCGGCTCCATGGCGCCGCGGCGGCGCTGGCCATCGCCTCCGCCGCGCGTCAGGCCAATTGCCCGCTGCTGGTGGTGGTGCCCGACATGGCGGCAGCCAATCGGCTGCATGCCGAGTTGCCCTTTTTCCTTGAGGATTCGCGCGATGGGGAGAGCGGGACTCTGCCCGTGTGGCGTTTTCCGGACTGGGAAACCCTGCCCTATGATCTGTTCTCGCCATTGCCGGAGCTGGTCTCCGAGCGGCTGCTGACGCTCTACCGCTTGCCGCAACTCGAGCGCGGGGTGCTGCTGGTCCCGGTCAGCACCCTGATGCAACGCTTGCCACCGCGCCACTATATCGAGAGCCAGGCCCTGGTGCTGTCGATCGGCGACCGGCTGGACCTGGATCACACCCGCGCGCGCCTGACCGAGGCTGGCTATCAGTGCGTGTCCCAAGTCATTGCCCATGGCGAATTCGCGGTACGCGGCGCCCTGCTGGATATTTTCCCCATGGGTCGCGATGAGCCGCTGCGCATCGACCTGTTTGACGATGAGATCGAATCCATCCGCACCTTCGACCCCGACAGTCAGCGCTCCATTGCCAAGCTGAAGTCGGTGCGTATGCTGCCGGCGCGCGAGTTCCCATTCACCGAGGAGGCCATCAGTGCCTTTCGCCAGCGTTACCGCGCCGCCATCGACAGCGACCCGAGTGCCAGCCTGATTTATCGCGAGGTCTCCGAGAGCCGGCTGCCGGGCGGCATCGAGTATTACCTGCCGCTGTTTTTCGATGCGACCGCGACGCTGTTCGATTATCTGCCCAGGCCCACCCTGACGTTCGAGAACGGCGAAGTGCGCGAGGCGGGCGCGGCCTTCATCGAGACGGTCGCCAGCCGCTACGAGCAGCGCCGCCATGATGTTGAGCGTCCCATTCTGCCGCCGCGCCTGCTCTATCTGGACGCCGACGAGCTGTCCGGCAAGCTGAATGACCGACCGGGGGTGTGCTGGCAAAGCGCCGAGGTGGCTCAGCGGCGCAAAGGCTATGCGCGGGTGGTGAACTTCGCAACCGCCGGAATGCCTCCGCTGCCGATTCAGGCGCGCAGCGCCGAGCCGGCGGCAGCCTTGCAGGCGTTTCTCGGCGAGCCTGACCGGCGCGTGCTCTTTGTTGCCGAGAGCAGCGGCCGACGCGAGATGCTGCGTGATCACCTGCACGGCTTCGGCATTCAGCCCGCGGCGGTGGCGAGCTGGGCCGAGTTCCTGACAGGTCAGGATACCATCGCCATCACAGTCGCCCCGATCGAGCAGCCGCTGCTGCTGGAAGACAGCCAGCTCGCGCTGATCACCGAGACCCAGCTCTACGGCGAGCGGGTGCGCCAGGAGCGCCGCCGGCGCAAGGCGGGACCAGACGGCGATGCGGTGGTGCGCAATCTGACCGAACTACATCCAAGCGCGCCCGTGGTGCATGAGGATCATGGTGTGGGACGCTTTCTTGGACTACAGACGCTGAAGGTCGGCGGCAACCAAGCAGAGTTTCTCGCCCTTGAATATGCCGGCGGCGACAAGCTCTATGTGCCGGTCAGCTCGCTGCATCTGATCTCGCGCTACACCGGCACCTCGCCCGAGAATGCGCCGCTGCACAAGCTCGGCAGCGACCACTGGGACAGGGTCAAGCGTAAGGCGGCGCAGAAGGCGCGCGATGTCGCCGCCGAGTTGCTCGACATTTACGCTCGCCGCGCCGCCCGCCAAGGGCATGCCTTCGGCGATCCCGGAGCCGAGTATCGTGACTTCGCAGCCGCCTTTGCGTTTGAGGAAACACCGGATCAGGAGCGCGCCATCGAGGCGATTCTGACCGACATGGCCAATCCCAAACCCATGGATCGGGTTGTCTGCGGCGATGTCGGTTTCGGCAAGACCGAGGTGGCCATGCGCGCGGCCTTTGTCGCCGCCAATGGCGGGCGCCAGGTGGCGGTACTGGTGCCCACCACATTGCTCGCCGAGCAGCATTACCAAAACTTTTCCGATCGCTTTGCCGACTGGCCGATCCGGATCGAGAGCCTGTCGCGCTTCAAGACCGCCAAGGAGGTGAAAAAAGTCACCGACGGACTGGCCGCCGGCACCATCGACATCGCGGTTGGCACCCACAAGCTCCTGCAGCCATCGATCAAATTCAACAACCTGGGCCTGGTCATCATCGATGAGGAACATCGCTTCGGCGTGCGCCACAAGGAGCAGCTCAAAAGCCTGCGCGCCGAGGTCGACATTCTCACCCTGACCGCCACGCCCATCCCACGCACGCTCAATATGTCCATGGCCGGGATGCGCGATCTGTCCATCATCGCCACGCCACCGGTTGAACGCCATCCGATCAAAACCTTTATCTCCGTCTGGAATGACAATCTCATCCAGGAGGCCTGCCAGCGCGAGATCAACCGCGGTGGGCAGATTTATTTTCTGCACAATGAGGTCGAAACCATCGAGAACATGGCGCAGAAGCTCGAGGCCCTGGTGCCGGATGCGCGGGTGTCGGTGGCCCACGGTCAGATGCGCGAGAAGGAACTCGAGCGCGTCATGCGCGACTTCTACCACAGACGTTTCAATCTGCTGGTGTGCACCACCATCATCGAATCCGGCATCGACGTACCCAGCGCCAACACCATTCTGATCAACCGCGCCGACAAACTGGGTCTGGCGCAGTTGCACCAATTGCGCGGCCGCGTCGGACGTTCGCACCATCGCGCCTATGCTTATCTGATCACCCCACCGGCCAAGAGCATGACCGCGGATGCCAAAAAGCGCCTGGAGGCCATTGAATCACTCGAAGACCTTGGCGCCGGCTTTACACTGGCCACCCACGACCTGGAAATCCGCGGCGCCGGCGAGCTGCTGGGCGAGGAGCAATCCGGGCAGATTCACGAAGTCGGCTTCACGCTTTACATGGACCTGCTCGAACGCGCCGTACAGGCACTCAAGGCCGGGCGCACGCCGGAGCTCGACCGTCCGCTCGACCATGGCGCCGAGATTGATCTTGGACTACCCGCACTGCTGCCAGACGACTACCTGCCCGACATCCACACGCGATTGATCACCTACAAACGCATCGCCAGCGCCGCCGATACCGATGCGCTCAAAGAGTTGAAAGTCGAGATGATCGACCGCTTCGGCCTGTTGCCCGAACCGGCCAAGAATCTCTTCACCATCACTGAACTGAAGCTCAAGGTTCAGCCCTATGGCATCCGCAAGATTGAGGCTGGCCCCAAGGGCGGGCGGATTCTCTTTGGCGACGCGCCTAAGATCGACCACATGCGCCTCGTGCAATTGATCCAAAGCCGGCCCAAGGAATTCAAGCTCGACCCGATCGGAAAAGGGGCCGCCGGCGCACTGCGCTTCTACCGCGACATGCCCGAGGGCGACAAGCGCGCGACCCAGGTCAATGCCATTTTCGCGCAATTGATCGGGCAGAGCTGA